From the genome of Colletotrichum higginsianum IMI 349063 chromosome 4, whole genome shotgun sequence, one region includes:
- a CDS encoding Lysophospholipase: protein MILSSLLAVAAVAVPVWAVDPIKPMAAGLFMEALDPRALPDSPSGGYAPSIVDCPAARPTIRSASALSPNETAWLPRRRNATVEHMRDFLTRANIPNFDAGAYIDRASSSSSRLPNIAIAVSGGGYRALMNGAGFLAAADSRTPNSTSAGGIGGLLQSATYLAGLSGGGWLVGSIFTNNFSTVTDLQRGSQGSSVWKFDRSIFSGPRESGLSILNTAEYWRDVARQVSAKDEGFEVSITDYWGRALSYQLVNATDGGPAYTFSSIADSPDFQSGEQPFPILIADGRAPGERIISLNATVYEFNPFELGTWDNTAFGFAPLRYLASNFSAGRVPDNGSCVRGFDQAGFVMGTSSTLFNQFMLQNISSAGLPDFIQSALTSILNILDQDNNDIAQYVPNPFFGWNPRTNLNANQTQLSLVDGGEDLQNIPLHPLIQPNRAVDVIFAVDSSADTNFNWPNGTALRATYDRVAEPIANGTLFPPVPDANTFINLGLNRRPTFFGCDASNFTLRGAQRVPPLVVYIPNAPYVAHSNVSTFVPSYELPQRDAIIQNGYDSATQGNSTLDAQWPVCVACAVLSRSMDRARETVPEACTACFQRYCWNGTLDTRDVEYNPDFSIGNIEVNSPAARAGASLAAGVVSVAAVVMLVI, encoded by the coding sequence aTGATACTCTCATCTCTGCTGGCAGTGGCCGCCGTGGCAGTTCCGGTGTGGGCGGTCGATCCCATCAAGCCAATGGCGGCCGGTCTTTTCATGGAGGCCCTTGACCCCCGCGCCCTCCCGGACTCCCCCTCGGGAGGCTACGCCCCGTCTATCGTCGACTGTCCGGCCGCCCGTCCCACTATCCGGTCCGCTTCCGCCCTGTCGCCCAACGAGACGGCATGgctcccccgccgccgcaacgCCACCGTCGAGCACATGCGCGACTTCCTCACCCGCGCCAACATTCCCAACTTCGATGCCGGTGCCTACATCGACCGcgccagctcctcgtcgtcccgACTGCCCAACATTGCCATTGCCGTGTCCGGAGGCGGTTACCGTGCGCTCATGAACGGCGCCGGGTTCCTGGCCGCTGCTGACAGCCGCACGCCCaactcgacctcggccggcggcatcggcggcctcctccagTCCGCCACCtacctcgccggcctctcGGGCGGTGGCTGGCTCGTCGGCTCCATCTTCACCAACAACTTCTCAACCGTCACCGACCTGCAGCGCGGCTCGCAGGGGTCCTCCGTTTGGAAGTTTGATCGCTCCATCTTTTCTGGCCCCCGCGAGTCTGGCCTCTCCATCCTCAACACGGCCGAGTACTGGAGAGACGTCGCGCGCCAGGTCAGCGCCAAGGACGAGGGATTCGAGGTCTCCATCACCGACTACTGGGGCCGCGCCCTCTCGTACCAGCTCGTCAACGCCACCGACGGCGGCCCGGCCTACACCTTCTCTTCCATCGCCGACTCTCCCGACTTCCAGTCCGGCGAGCAGCCGTTCcccatcctcatcgccgacggTCGTGCCCCCGGCGAGCGCATCATCTCGCTCAATGCCACTGTCTACGAGTTCAACCCCTTCGAGCTCGGTACTTGGGACAACACGGCCTTTGGCTTCGCGCCGCTTCGCTACCTCGCCTCTAACTTCTCCGCGGGCCGTGTCCCCGACAATGGCTCTTGCGTCCGCGGCTTCGACCAGGCCGGTTTCGTCATGGGCACCTCGTCGACTCTCTTCAACCAGTTCATGCTCCAGAACATCTCGTCCGCCGGCCTCCCCGATTTCATCCAGAGTGCCCTCACGAGCATTCTCAACATCCTCGACCAAGACAATAACGACATCGCCCAGTACGTGCCGAATCCCTTTTTCGGCTGGAACCCGCGCACCAACCTCAACGCCAACCAGACCCAGCTctcgctcgtcgacggcggcgaggatctcCAGAAcatccccctccaccccctgATCCAGCCCaaccgcgccgtcgacgtcatCTTCGCTGTCGACTCCTCGGCCGATACCAACTTCAACTGGCCCAACGGCACCGCCCTGCGCGCCACCTACGACCGCGTCGCCGAGCCCATTGCCAACGGCACCCTTTTTCCCCCCGTGCCCGACGCAAACACCTTCAtcaacctcggcctcaaCCGCCGCCCGACCTTCTTCGGCTGCGACGCCTCCAATTTCACCCTCCGTGGCGCACAGCGCGTGCCGCCACTCGTCGTCTACATCCCCAATGCGCCCTACGTCGCCCACTCCAACGTCTCTACTTTTGTCCCCAGCTACGAGCTGCCCCAACGCGATGCCATCATCCAGAACGGCTACGACTCAGCAACCCAGGGCAACTCCACCCTCGACGCCCAATGGCCCGTCTGCGTTGCCTGCGCCGTGCTCTCGCGCAGCATGGACCGCGCCCGCGAGACGGTCCCCGAGGCCTGCACAGCCTGCTTCCAGCGCTACTGCTGGAACGGCACACTTGATACCCGCGACGTTGAGTACAACCCCGATTTCTCCATCGGTAACATCGAGGTCAATAGCCCCGCTGCGAGAGCGGGCGCCAGTctggcggcgggcgtcgtgAGCGTCGCGGCAGTCGTGATGCTCGTCATCTGA